A window of the Cucurbita pepo subsp. pepo cultivar mu-cu-16 chromosome LG01, ASM280686v2, whole genome shotgun sequence genome harbors these coding sequences:
- the LOC111803771 gene encoding 50S ribosomal protein L27, chloroplastic-like, whose amino-acid sequence MPVTAMSLNLVGAFRGLSLVSSSSSSFFKGDFGSIQPPPNLSVSFPNRFPLTIESAHKKGAGSTKNGRDSKGQRLGVKIFGDQVAKPGSIIVRQRGTKFHAGKNVGLGKDHTIFSLIDGLVKFEKYGPDKKKVSVYPREVQPENPNSYRARKREYFRLQRERKKARKEGVVAQAQLILASTDAQETNPIC is encoded by the exons GTTGGTGCATTCAGAGGCCTCTCTCTggtctcttcctcttcttcttccttcttcaagGGCGATTTCGGCTCCATTCAACCCCCTCCCAACCTCTCCGTCTCCTTTCCTAACAGATTCCCTTTAACCATCGAGAGTGCACACAAGAAAGGAGCTGGAAGCACCAAGAATGGCCGCGATTCTAAAGGCCAGAGGCTTGGCGTCAAAATCTTTGGTGATCAAGTCGCCAAGCCCGGTTCCATTATCGTCCGCCAGCGCGGAACCAAG TTCCATGCCGGAAAGAATGTGGGGCTTGGCAAGGACCATACAATTTTCTCATTGATTGATGGGCttgtaaaatttgaaaagtatgGACCTGACAAGAAGAAG GTGAGTGTGTACCCAAGAGAAGTGCAGCCTGAGAATCCCAACAGCTATAGAGCAAGGAAGAGGGAGTATTTCAGGCTGCAAAGAGAGCGCAAGAAAGCAAGGAAGGAAGGCGTTGTTGCTCAAGCTCAACTAATATTAGCTTCCACTGATGCACAAGAAACCAATCCAATTTGCTGA